The region CCCACAGGAGCGCCCCCCATGCAAATCGGAATCGACAGCTTTGCCGCCGTGGTCTCGGACCCCCGCACCGGCCAGACCCTGGCCGCCACGGACCGCCTGAACAACCTGATCGAGGAGATCGAGACGGCGGACCGCGCCGGCATCGACGTGTTCGGCATCGGCGAGCACCACCGCCCCGAATACCTGGATTCCGCGCCGGCCCTGATCCTGGCGGCGGCGGCGGCCCGGACGCAGCGCATTCGCCTGACCAGCGCCGTCACCGTGCTGAGCGCCAGCGATCCGGTGCGGGTGTTCCAGCAGTTCGCCACGCTGGACCTGCTGTCGCGCGGGCGGGCGGAACTGGTGGTGGGCCGGGGCTCGTTCGTGGAAGCCTACCCGCTGTTCGGGCTGGCCCTGGAGGACTACGACGCGCTGTTCGCCGAGAAGCTGGACCTGCTGCTGCGGATCAGGGACGAGACGCACGTCCACTGGTCCGGGCAGCACCGCCCCGCATTGACCGGGCAGGGCATCTACCCCCGGCCCGTGCAGGACCAGCTGCCCATCTGGCTGGGCGCGGGCGGCACCCCCGCCTCGTTCGTGCGCGCGGGCACGCTGGGACTGCCGCTGATGGTGGCGATTATCGGGGGCGACTTCCGGCAGTTCCGGCCCCTGATCGAGTTGTACCGCCGCGCCGGGCAGCAGGCCGGCTTCGCCCCCGAACAGCTTCAGGTGGGCGTCCACGCCTTCGGCTTCGTGGGCGAGACCACAGGGGAGGCCAGAGACGCCTTCTGGCCCGGTCATCAGCGGCTGTTCGCGGCGCTGGGACAGGAACGCGGCTGGCGGCCTCCCACGCGCGAGAGCTTCGACGCGGCGTGTGGGCCCACCGGTGCGTACCTGATCGGCGACGCGCAGACCGTGGCCCAGAAAGTGGCGTACGTGAACCGGGTGCTGGGCGGCCTGTCGCGCCTGACCTTCCAGATGACCAACGTGCTGCTGCCCCACCAGGACATGCTGCGCGGCATTGAGCGGCTGGGCACGCAGGTGGCCCCGCTGGTCCGCGAGGGGCTGACGTCAGCTGAATCCTGAGGCACCCTGACCCCTGAACAGGGGCTGTGTGAGGTTTCGGACAGTTGATAGGCGGTATATTCCGTTCACCTGGAAGAACTGTTGTCCCGTGTACCGCGTCCAGGCCGTGGGTTTCTTGAAGATGACTTTTGAGTACCATATTCCTGCCCAGGCAGATCAGAAACCCGAACTGGATCTCCAGACCGTGGTGCTGCTGGCCCAGTCGGCTGACGACGCCTTTGAACGCTGCGTCACCCTGGCCCTGCACAGGACCAGGGCTACCACCGTGACGATCTCGCTGCACTGCGCGGAGTCCGGCGAACTGGAAGTCGTGGCCGCCGCAGGGCAGCGGGCCTCCGCGGCGGTGGGGCGACGTCTGCCCAGGGGCCAGGGTCTGGGCTGGCACGTTATCTCAACTGCGGCGCCGTATCTGGTCGAAGAGGCCCTGAACACCCGCGACGCGCACTTCGTCGCGGGCCGCCCCCGCTCGGGCATGTACCTGGGGGTGCCGCTGCTGGCCCCCGACGGCCAGGTGCTGGGGGTGCTGGCCGCCGACACCACGGACAGCGACGAGATTCTGGGCACGCCCGACGCGCAGCTGCTGCTGGTGCTGGGACAGGCGGCGGGCGTGGCTTACACCCGCTGGAAGGCGCTGGAGGACGCGCAGCGCAGCGCCCGGCAGTATCAGCAGCTCGCGCACCTGTCGGCCCAGCTGGAGACCCTGACCCACCCGGACGACATCGCCCGCGAGGCGTTGGGGATGCTGCTGACCCTGAGCGAATTCGACATCGGGGCGGTGATGGACGTCGACGAGCGCGGCCTGGTCCACCTGAGCATGATTCAGGGCGATGAGGCCACGGCCAATGCGATTGCCGCAGCCCTGATGAGCGTCGACGCGCCGCGCGGCTTGATTGCGGAAATCATGGCCACCAACCGCAGCGCCGCGGTCTCCGACTACCGCGCCCAACCGGATTCACCGCCCGAACTGATGCGCGCCCGTTCAATCCTGGCCGCGCCGCTGCGCAGTGGCGAGCGCATGACCGGGATCATCGGTCTGGTGAAGCTGGACACGCCGCGCACGATTCCACCGGAACTGGTCACCCTGCTGGATATGGTGGCGGCGCGGGTGGACCGGGCGCAGGAGCGGGTGGGCACCTACACCCAGATGCGTCAGATGCGCGAGGCCGCGCTGCGGGCGGTGGGCCGCGTGCTGGAGGGACGGGACGGCGAGACTTTCGGGCATACCGACCGCGTCACGGCGCTGGCGCTGCGCCTTGGGCAGGCGCTGGGACTGGAAGACGAGGCGCTGCAGCACCTGCGCTGGGGAGCGTATCTGCACGACATTGGCAAGGTGACCCTGGGGGACGACATTCTGCGCAAACCGGGTCCGCTGACCCCCGGCGAACGTGCCCTGATGCAAAAGCACGTGATCATCGGGGATCACATTCTGCGCGACGAGATCTTCGTGCCGCGCGAGGTGCGCGCCGTCGTGCGCTCTCATCACGAGCGCTGGGACGGAGCCGGCTACCCGGACGGCCTGGCCGGCACGGCGATTCCCCTGCTGGCCCGGATCTTCAGCGTGGTCGACGTGTACGACGCGCTGGTCAACAAGCGCCCCTACAAAGCCGCGTGGACCCACGCGCAGGCGATGGCGGAGTTGCGGCGGGGCGCCGGCAGCCAGTTCGATCCGCACGCGCTCGCGTGTTTCGAGGCGCTGTTCGCCCGTGAAGGGGACACCCATGACGGATAACGACCCGGCCACCCAGCAACTGCCGGGGGCTCGGCTCGGCTCGGCGTCCACGGGTGCAGAGACCGGGGACCTGGCACAGATCCGCGCGGGCACGTCGGCCATCCGTGCCGAACTGCGCGCCGCCCTGGACCGGGCCACCGATCCCGACAGCGCGGCAGACACCCGGTCCCTGGCGTACCGTGAAGCGGCGTATTTCGCGCTCGATCTCAGGGACCTCAAGGCGGGGATGGAACATGCGCTGAACTGCCTGCACTGGGCGCGGGTCAGCGGGGAAGCTACCGTGCAGGTCAAGGCCCACGTGACGCTGGCGCTGGCCATGATGGAATCCTACGACGATGCGGGCGCGCAGCGTGAATTCATGGCGGCCCTCATTCTGGCCGAGGAGATCGGCGACGCCCGGGGCGTGGCACTGGTGGCCGTCAATGCGTCTCACTTCGAGCTGGAACGGCGCAATTACCTGCAGGCTGCCCAGCACCTGCTGGAGCTGCTGAACTCCGCGTCCATGCAGGCGCTGCGGGAACCGGATGCCCGTGGGCTGTGGGAAACGTTCCACATCAATTTCGTGGTCTCCGTCTCAGAAACTCTGCTGGCGGGAACGGAGCTTGACCCTGACATCAAGGCACTGCTGCAGGCCGCCGAGGGTCAGCTGGCCGTCTCCGCGGGGGTGCTGGCCGCCATGCTCAGCGAACGCCACGACCGCAGCCTGCTGGAGACGGCGGCGGTGCTCGACGCGCTGACCCGCCACGCGCTGTGGACCGGCGACCTGACCGTGGCCCAGACTCTGGCCGACGATCACGTCCGGCTTACGGGCGAGGCCGATTTTCCGCTGCTGTACGGCCGCGCACTGCTGGACCGCAGCCGGGTGTACGCCCGCAGCGGGGATCTCGAACGCGCGATTCTGGATGCCGGACAGGCCGTCGGCTACTTCCACGAGGCCGCCTCGGAACTGTGGGAGACCCGCTCACGCGAACAGCTCGCCGCCATCTACGCGCGTGGTGGGCGCTACCGCGAGGCCTTCGAGACCCAGCAGGAGGTGACCCGCGGCATGGAAAACCTGTACCGGGACTACCACCAGCAGCGCGCCCTGGTCCGGCAGATCGCGCAGCAGGCGCGTGAGGCGGAGGTGCGGGCGGAGGCGCTGGCCGAGGCCGCGCTGCGCGACCCACTCACCGGTGCCCCCAACCGCACGCGGGCCATGCAGGTGCTGGCCGAATTGCACGCCCGCGCCCGGCAGGGCCACCCCAGCGCGGTGGCGCTGCTGGATCTCGACCTGTTCAAACGCGTCAACGACACGTTTGGGCATCTGGTCGGCGACGCGGTGCTGACCCGGGTGACCCGCCTGCTGAGCGCCGAACTGCGCGAACAGGACCTGCTGGCCCGGCTGGGCGGCGAGGAATTCATCGTGATCCTCTCGGACGTGACGGCCCAGGAGGCGGAGGTGGTCTGTGCCCGGCTGCGCGAGACCCTGCAGAACGCGTCCTGGGCAGACCTGGCGCCCGGCCTGGTGACCACGGGCAGCTTCGGGGTGGCCGTGCTGGACGGCCAGCAGGACATCACCGGGGTGCTCACGCTGGCCGACCGGGCGCTGTACGCCGCGAAGGCTGCGGGCAGAAACGCGGTCAGGGGAGTGCCGAGACCGGCCGAGCTGGTCCGCGACCCGTGACCCAGGCCGTTGCGGACTGCGCTGCCCGCAGCCCGATAGGGGGTGCCAGGACGATCACGCGCTCAGGGACCCAGGCCCGGAGACGCCGGGCTGGGCAAGGGCGCCGCCGGTCAGACGGGCCTGGTTTTACCGTTCCAGGCCAGCAGGCAGACGGATTTCCGATCAACGGCGGGCCGGGCTGCCGATAAGGGCGCACCACCGGCCCCGAAAATAAGCGACACTGGGACCCACTGATGACCTCCTCCCATCCCCAGATCCTGAACGGGCAGGTGCTGCTGCCCACTGGCACCTTCATCCCCGCGCGGTTGGCGTTTGACCGCCAGATCACGGCCATCACGCCCGATGCAGGCGCACCCACAGACCGGCTGATTCTTCCCGGTTTCGTTGACGCGCACGTTCATGGTGGCGGCGGTGCGGACGCGATGGACGGCCCGGAGGCGGTAAGGACGCTGTCCCGCTTTCACGCCCAGCACGGCACCACCACGCTGCTGCCCACCACCATCACCAACCCCTGGGAGAAGGTGATGGCGGCGCTGCGCGGCATCCGGCAGGTGATAGACGGAGGCGGCGCACCGGGCGGCGCGGACATCGTCGGGGCACACCTCGAAGGGCCGTTCATCAGTTCGGGGCGGCTGGGCGCGCAGCCGCCGAACACGCTGGAGCCTCTGCCCGAATTGATCGCCGAGGTGCTGGCGCTGAACGTGGTGCGGGCCGTGACCATCGCACCGGAACTGCCAGGAGCGCTGCAGGCCTCACAGGCACTGGCGCAGGCCGGCGTCCGCATCGGCGTGGGGCACACCCGGGCCGACGCCGAGACCGTGACCGCCTTTCTGGACGTCCTGAACGCGGCGGGGGCCACCACCTGCGCCACGCATCTGTTCAACGCGATGGGCGGCATCGAGGGCCGCGTCCCCGGCCCCCCCGCCGCGCTGATGGCCGACGCCCACGCCTACCTGGAAGTGATTCTGGACAGCATCCACGTTCACCCTGGTAGCTTTCGGCTGGCCTGCGCCGCCGCCCCTGAACGCGTCACCCTGATCACCGACGCCATGCGCGCCGCTGGCCTGGGCGACGGCGTCAGCGAACTGGGCGGTCAGCGCGTGATTGTCAAGGATGGACAGGCCCATCTGGAAAACGGCTCGCTGGCCGGAAGCCTGCTGACGATGGACGTGGCGTTGAGAAATGCTGTCAAGGCGGGCATTCCACTGGACGGGGCCAGCCGGATGGCCAGCGAGACGCCCGCCCGCTCCCTTGGTCTGGACGACCGGGGAAGGCTGGCGCCGGGACTGCGCGCCGATCTGGTGGTGCTGGACACGGCTCTGAACGTTCTGGAGGTCTACGTGGGCGGGCAAAGGATCAGTGCCGCGCCATGAACGCCAGCACCTCCCGGTTAAACTCCTCTGCCCGCTCCACAATCGGAATATGCCCGGTGCCGGGGTACGTCACCAGCTCTGCGCCGGGTATATGGGCGGCCAGATGCTGTCCGTTCTCGTAGCGCACCAGCGGATCGGCGTCGCCGTGAACCACCAGCGTCGGCACCAGCAGCTTTTCTAAGTCGGCGGTCACGTCATGGGTGCGCGTGGAACGGAACTGGCGGGCGTAACGCTCCGGCGTCAGCGGGCGGTAACTGGCATTGGCGGCAATGGCGTCGGCAGCCTCTGGGTGGGCATCCAGAAAACCGGGGGCCATGATCAGGCCGTAGGTGCGGCGGGCGCGTTCGCCGGGCGACAGGGTGAAATCGGGGCGCAGGGCGTCCAGGCCCGCCGGGTCCGGCCCCACATGGCTCGCCCCGCCCGCCGAGGTGGAGACCAGCGTCAGGCTCTGCACCAGCTCCGGCCAGCGCACCGCCAGATTCAGGGCGATAAAGCCGCCCATGCTGAGGCCCACCACATGCGCGGGCGCGGCGTTCATGGCCCGCAGGAAGGCGGCGGCGTCATCGGCCTGATCGGCGGTGGAGTAGTCGGCGTCGCCCCCATCACCAATCACAGCGTCGCTGTCCCCCGTGTCGCGGTGATCAATGGCGAAGGTGCGGTACTTCTCCCCAAAGACTGGGAGCTGCCCGCGCCAGCCCAGGCGGTTGCTGCCCAGCCCGGTCAGCAACAGGACGTTGCCCTGCGGGTGTTCGGGGCGCACCTCGTCGTAGGCCAGCGTGCGCGTGCCGATGTTGCAAAAGCGGGGTTCAGGAATCTGCGGGGTCATCAAAACCACTCTCCTTGCATCTCGTGCGTGGTGGCGTCGGCGCTCGCCAGCAGGTTGGCGTGAAACTCGATTCTGGGCAGCTCGTAAACGGCGAAGAAGCGGGCGGCCTGCAATTTGCCCTGATAGAAATTGGCGTCATCGCCCTTCGCGTTCGGCAAGGCGCGGGCAGCGGCGGCGGCCTGTCGCAGCCACATCCAACCCACAACGGTATGGCCCAGCATCTCCAAGGCGCTGTTGGCGTTGGCTAAAAACAGATCAGGCCCAAGGTCCACGGCGCGGCCCAGGATGGCTTTCAGAGCCGTCTGATTTTGCTCCAGCGCGGTTTTCAGCGCGGCGCGAATCTCGTCTAGTCCCTCCAGCCCTTCAGCGGCTTGCAAATCGGATTCGATGCGTGACAGCAGCACTTCCAGACCGCGTCCGCCCGCCTGCGTCAGCTTGCGGCCCAGCAGATCGTTACCCTGAATGCCCTCGGTGCCCTCGTGGATGGGGTTCAGGCGGTTGTCGCGGTAGTACATCTCAACGGGGTAATCGCGGGTGTAGCCGGCCCCGCCCATCACCTGAATCGCGTCGCTCAGCGCTTCCTGGCTGTACTTGCTGGGCCAGGACTTGACGATGGGCGTCAGCAGGTCCAGCAGCAGCGAGGTGTCGGCACGGCCCTCCTCCGGCCCGGTTTGCAGGTCATCCACCAGACTGGAGGCGTAGAGGCCCAGCGCCAGTCCGCCTTCCAAGAAGGCTTTCTGCCGCAGCAGCAGGCGCTTGACGTCCGCGTGGCCGATGATCGGAATGGCGGGGCTGAGGGGATCTTTGTTGCTGGCGGCGCGGCCCTGCGCGCGTTCACGCGCGTACTCCAGACTCGCCAGATAGCCCGCGTAGCCCAGCATCACCGCGCCCATCCCGACGCCGATGCGCGCCTCGTTCATCATGTGGAACATCTGGCGCAGGCCCTGACCCGGCTCCCCCACCAGCTCGCCGATCGACTCACCGCCCTCGCCAAAATTCAGCAGCGTGTTGGTGGTGCCCCGGTAACCCATCTTGTGGTTGAGGCCCGCCAGCACGACGTGGTTGCTCTCGCCAGGGGTACCGTCCTCGTTGATCCGGTAACGCGGCACCAGGAAGAGGCTGATGCCCTTGACGCCTGCCGGCCCTCCCTTGATGCGCGCCAACACCAGATGCACGATGTTCTCGCTCAGTTCGTGCTCGCCTCCCGAGATCCACATCTTGCTGCCGCTGATGCTGTAGGTGCCGTCCTCGCGCGGCGTGGCCGTGGTGGTGATGTCGGCCAGCCCGGAGCCGGCGTGCGGCTCGGACAGGGCCATGGTGCCAAACCAGCGGCCCTCCACCAGCGGGCGCATGTATTTTTCCTGCTGTTTGGGCGAGGCGAACACGCGCTGCAGGTTGGCGTTGCCGATGGTCAGGAAAGGGTAGCCGCTGCTGCCCACGTTGGCCGCCTGAAAGTGCGCCTGCACCGCCTGGGTCATCACCCACGGCAGTTGCAGGCCACCCAGTTCCTCGTCGTGGTGGGCGCTGAAAAACCCGGCCTCGCGGAAGGCGCGCATCGCCTCCCCCACGGCGGGCAGAAGCTGCACCTGGCCGTCTTTGAGGTGCGGCTCGTTCAGATCGGCCTCGCGGGCGTGGCTGGCAAAATACTTGTCGGCCACGTTGTAGGCCAGGTTCAGCACGTCCTCGTAGACCTCGCGGCTGTGATCGGCGAAGCGTGGACGCTGGGGCAGGGCGGCAGTGTCCAGCACCTCGAACAGTTGAAAGCGCAGATCTCGTTTGCTCAGGAAGGGGGCCATGGCAGGTACTCCTTGGTGGGAAGGCGAATGTCCGTTTGCGTCTATTTTGAACGTTGACGTTAATATAGGGCATTCCATCCCGCCGCCCCCTTTCCTTTCCCAGGAGGTTCCACCATGCGCGCCCTGACCTGCCAGACCTTTGACCAGCCCGAAACCCTGACTGTCCAGACCCAGCCTGATCCCACCCCCGGCCCCAACGAAGTGGTGCTGGAGGTCAAGGCGGCGGGCGTGAACTACCCCGACGCCCTGATGGTCATGGGCCAGTATCAGATCAAGCCGCCGCTGCCGTTCGTGCCGGGGGCAGAGGCGGCGGGCGTCATCTCCGCCGTCGGGGAGGGCGTCAAACACCTGAAAGTCGGGCAGCGGGCGGTGGCCTTCACCGGCCTGGGCGCCTTCGCCTCGCACCTGAAGGCGGACGCAGGCACGGTCATGCCGCTGCCGGACGACATGGATTTCGAGGTGGCCGCGACGTTGCCCCTGGCCTACGGCACCACCATGCACGCCCTAGTCGACCGCGCACACCTGAAGGAAGGTGAGACGCTGCTGGTGCTGGGCGCGGCAGGCGGCGTGGGACTGGCGGCGGTCATGATCGGCAAGGCGCTGGGCGCGCGGGTCATCGCGGCCACGGGCAGCGACGAGAAACTGCAACTGGCCCGTGAACACGGTGCGGACGAGGGTTTCAATTACGCCACCGAGGATCTGCGCGAACGGGTCAAGACGCTGACCGACGGCAAAGGGCCGGACGTGATTTTTGACCCGGTGGGCGACAGGTTCGCCGAGCCGGCCTTCCGCAGCATCGGCTGGGGCGGACGCTATCTGGTGATCGGTTTCGCGGGCGGCGAAATTCCGAAACTGCCCCTCAACCTTCCGCTGCTCAAGGGCGCGTCCCTGGTAGGCGTATTCTGGGGCGAGTTCGCCAAGCGTGACCCGGCGGCCAACGCCCGCAACCTGACACGGCTGGCCGACTGGGTGATGGACGGCACCGTCAATCCACTGGTCAGTCAGCGCTACTCGTTGGAAGACGGCCCGCAGGCCATGCGCGATCTGCTGGAGCGCCGCGTGATCGGCAAGGTGGTTATCACCCCTTGAGCACCCCCGATCCAGCCCAGACCACGTTCTACACCACTGCCGAACTGGCGCGGGAGGCCGGGGTCACGCGCCGCACAGTGATGCATTACGCCGAATTGGAGTTGCTTACTCCCGACCTGACCACGGCGTCGGGGCGCCTGCTGTACGGCCCCTATTCGCTGCGCCTGCTGCGCGATCTGATTGATCTGCGCTCGCTGGGGATGCCGCTGGACGAGGCCCGCGACATGGTCATCTTGCGCCGCGCCACCCACGATCTGGCGGGCAACCGCCGCCGTGACTGGAAACGCGGGGACGTGCCGCTGAGCGACGAGCGCCTGCAAGCCCTGCAAACCCGGTTGCGGGCGATCAATGCCGCCTACGAGCGACAGGCCGACAATCTCGCCCGCCTGGACCGCTGGCTGACCAAACGGTTTATCGGCAAGGACGGAAAACCGGCGGCCAACGATGACGCAGTCCGGTCTGACCGCCTCGAATAGGCGTCGAGAATGGGAAAATTCCGCAGAATACGCCACCCTCCAGCCCCGCTCTTCACGTGACGAGCAGACGGCCTTTCGGTTCCCAATCGCCTGAGTTGTCCGGTATCCGGCCACGCGGCCGACCCATCAAGCTCCGGTGGTCTCGTTGAGCTGAAGATGTCCCAGGTGCTCGAGAAGCTCGGCGGTAAAGGCGTCCAATCGCCCCTCCACCTTGGCCCGCGAGGCCAGCCGGGTGACCTCCTGCGGGTCCGGCTGGCCGATGATCATGCCCATCCTCAGCAGGGCGTACTCGCTGACGCTCAGGCGCTCGCGCAGCAGGAATTGCAGGGTCTTGAGGGCCGAGTCCACCTGCGCTTCCAGCGGCTGGGGCTCGTCGGTGGCTTCCACCAGCGTGGGCATGTTGGAAGCAGGCGGACTGCCTTTCTTGCGGGTGGTCTTCTCTTTGGGCGCTTCCGGCTCCGGATATTTGTTGTCCTGATCGCGGATGATATCCACCAGCAAGGCTGAACGGTTGCGCGCCTTGAAGCCGCTGGCAAGCAGCCGCACAAACTTCTCCAGGCGCGCCTGCACGTGCGCGTCGCCGTATTCCTCGATCAATCGCCGGGCCACCGCCCCCGATACGCGGTATTCGGCGAGTTCCGCGATCAGGGGGCTATCCGGCAGCGTGGATTCTCCCTGATCCGCCAGATCGGCGAAACGGTAGGTGAGCTGCTGCTTCTGGCCCCGGCCCTCGTATTCCACGGCGCTCAGGTACAGACGCTCGATCAACTCTTCGTGCGCACCCTGAAGCGTCGAGCGAATCTTGTTGCTCCGGCGGTCCACGATCTTGCATGCCTCGGCCCAGTCAATCAGGTTGACGGTAAAGGAGGCGAGGGGCTCTCGGGGGTCTTC is a window of Deinococcus radiopugnans ATCC 19172 DNA encoding:
- a CDS encoding sensor domain-containing diguanylate cyclase, with product MTDNDPATQQLPGARLGSASTGAETGDLAQIRAGTSAIRAELRAALDRATDPDSAADTRSLAYREAAYFALDLRDLKAGMEHALNCLHWARVSGEATVQVKAHVTLALAMMESYDDAGAQREFMAALILAEEIGDARGVALVAVNASHFELERRNYLQAAQHLLELLNSASMQALREPDARGLWETFHINFVVSVSETLLAGTELDPDIKALLQAAEGQLAVSAGVLAAMLSERHDRSLLETAAVLDALTRHALWTGDLTVAQTLADDHVRLTGEADFPLLYGRALLDRSRVYARSGDLERAILDAGQAVGYFHEAASELWETRSREQLAAIYARGGRYREAFETQQEVTRGMENLYRDYHQQRALVRQIAQQAREAEVRAEALAEAALRDPLTGAPNRTRAMQVLAELHARARQGHPSAVALLDLDLFKRVNDTFGHLVGDAVLTRVTRLLSAELREQDLLARLGGEEFIVILSDVTAQEAEVVCARLRETLQNASWADLAPGLVTTGSFGVAVLDGQQDITGVLTLADRALYAAKAAGRNAVRGVPRPAELVRDP
- a CDS encoding acyl-CoA dehydrogenase, with translation MAPFLSKRDLRFQLFEVLDTAALPQRPRFADHSREVYEDVLNLAYNVADKYFASHAREADLNEPHLKDGQVQLLPAVGEAMRAFREAGFFSAHHDEELGGLQLPWVMTQAVQAHFQAANVGSSGYPFLTIGNANLQRVFASPKQQEKYMRPLVEGRWFGTMALSEPHAGSGLADITTTATPREDGTYSISGSKMWISGGEHELSENIVHLVLARIKGGPAGVKGISLFLVPRYRINEDGTPGESNHVVLAGLNHKMGYRGTTNTLLNFGEGGESIGELVGEPGQGLRQMFHMMNEARIGVGMGAVMLGYAGYLASLEYARERAQGRAASNKDPLSPAIPIIGHADVKRLLLRQKAFLEGGLALGLYASSLVDDLQTGPEEGRADTSLLLDLLTPIVKSWPSKYSQEALSDAIQVMGGAGYTRDYPVEMYYRDNRLNPIHEGTEGIQGNDLLGRKLTQAGGRGLEVLLSRIESDLQAAEGLEGLDEIRAALKTALEQNQTALKAILGRAVDLGPDLFLANANSALEMLGHTVVGWMWLRQAAAAARALPNAKGDDANFYQGKLQAARFFAVYELPRIEFHANLLASADATTHEMQGEWF
- a CDS encoding NADPH:quinone oxidoreductase family protein, producing MRALTCQTFDQPETLTVQTQPDPTPGPNEVVLEVKAAGVNYPDALMVMGQYQIKPPLPFVPGAEAAGVISAVGEGVKHLKVGQRAVAFTGLGAFASHLKADAGTVMPLPDDMDFEVAATLPLAYGTTMHALVDRAHLKEGETLLVLGAAGGVGLAAVMIGKALGARVIAATGSDEKLQLAREHGADEGFNYATEDLRERVKTLTDGKGPDVIFDPVGDRFAEPAFRSIGWGGRYLVIGFAGGEIPKLPLNLPLLKGASLVGVFWGEFAKRDPAANARNLTRLADWVMDGTVNPLVSQRYSLEDGPQAMRDLLERRVIGKVVITP
- the nagA gene encoding N-acetylglucosamine-6-phosphate deacetylase, translated to MTSSHPQILNGQVLLPTGTFIPARLAFDRQITAITPDAGAPTDRLILPGFVDAHVHGGGGADAMDGPEAVRTLSRFHAQHGTTTLLPTTITNPWEKVMAALRGIRQVIDGGGAPGGADIVGAHLEGPFISSGRLGAQPPNTLEPLPELIAEVLALNVVRAVTIAPELPGALQASQALAQAGVRIGVGHTRADAETVTAFLDVLNAAGATTCATHLFNAMGGIEGRVPGPPAALMADAHAYLEVILDSIHVHPGSFRLACAAAPERVTLITDAMRAAGLGDGVSELGGQRVIVKDGQAHLENGSLAGSLLTMDVALRNAVKAGIPLDGASRMASETPARSLGLDDRGRLAPGLRADLVVLDTALNVLEVYVGGQRISAAP
- a CDS encoding replication initiator protein A yields the protein MTSTKRSQKTRPATPKEISRIDEANVGRLGLISIQERVPDSFTSWTVDFHVEGRPARLSCDAIPKYGGVPHGLDGDISTALIDLYVEDGCPEDGTLHTTAYQILKRAGLHDSGRYYQNLRQTLFRLRTSTYTASEAWRDHRRGNWTTVTFNYLEALEFTSGDEDLGLSRSSTLKIRLATPITKSIRAQYTKPLDLEFLTSLDRPLTRALYRLLDARRYPPEDPREPLASFTVNLIDWAEACKIVDRRSNKIRSTLQGAHEELIERLYLSAVEYEGRGQKQQLTYRFADLADQGESTLPDSPLIAELAEYRVSGAVARRLIEEYGDAHVQARLEKFVRLLASGFKARNRSALLVDIIRDQDNKYPEPEAPKEKTTRKKGSPPASNMPTLVEATDEPQPLEAQVDSALKTLQFLLRERLSVSEYALLRMGMIIGQPDPQEVTRLASRAKVEGRLDAFTAELLEHLGHLQLNETTGA
- a CDS encoding HD domain-containing phosphohydrolase, whose translation is MTFEYHIPAQADQKPELDLQTVVLLAQSADDAFERCVTLALHRTRATTVTISLHCAESGELEVVAAAGQRASAAVGRRLPRGQGLGWHVISTAAPYLVEEALNTRDAHFVAGRPRSGMYLGVPLLAPDGQVLGVLAADTTDSDEILGTPDAQLLLVLGQAAGVAYTRWKALEDAQRSARQYQQLAHLSAQLETLTHPDDIAREALGMLLTLSEFDIGAVMDVDERGLVHLSMIQGDEATANAIAAALMSVDAPRGLIAEIMATNRSAAVSDYRAQPDSPPELMRARSILAAPLRSGERMTGIIGLVKLDTPRTIPPELVTLLDMVAARVDRAQERVGTYTQMRQMREAALRAVGRVLEGRDGETFGHTDRVTALALRLGQALGLEDEALQHLRWGAYLHDIGKVTLGDDILRKPGPLTPGERALMQKHVIIGDHILRDEIFVPREVRAVVRSHHERWDGAGYPDGLAGTAIPLLARIFSVVDVYDALVNKRPYKAAWTHAQAMAELRRGAGSQFDPHALACFEALFAREGDTHDG
- a CDS encoding alpha/beta fold hydrolase, which encodes MTPQIPEPRFCNIGTRTLAYDEVRPEHPQGNVLLLTGLGSNRLGWRGQLPVFGEKYRTFAIDHRDTGDSDAVIGDGGDADYSTADQADDAAAFLRAMNAAPAHVVGLSMGGFIALNLAVRWPELVQSLTLVSTSAGGASHVGPDPAGLDALRPDFTLSPGERARRTYGLIMAPGFLDAHPEAADAIAANASYRPLTPERYARQFRSTRTHDVTADLEKLLVPTLVVHGDADPLVRYENGQHLAAHIPGAELVTYPGTGHIPIVERAEEFNREVLAFMARH
- a CDS encoding LLM class flavin-dependent oxidoreductase, encoding MQIGIDSFAAVVSDPRTGQTLAATDRLNNLIEEIETADRAGIDVFGIGEHHRPEYLDSAPALILAAAAARTQRIRLTSAVTVLSASDPVRVFQQFATLDLLSRGRAELVVGRGSFVEAYPLFGLALEDYDALFAEKLDLLLRIRDETHVHWSGQHRPALTGQGIYPRPVQDQLPIWLGAGGTPASFVRAGTLGLPLMVAIIGGDFRQFRPLIELYRRAGQQAGFAPEQLQVGVHAFGFVGETTGEARDAFWPGHQRLFAALGQERGWRPPTRESFDAACGPTGAYLIGDAQTVAQKVAYVNRVLGGLSRLTFQMTNVLLPHQDMLRGIERLGTQVAPLVREGLTSAES
- a CDS encoding MerR family transcriptional regulator, with the protein product MSTPDPAQTTFYTTAELAREAGVTRRTVMHYAELELLTPDLTTASGRLLYGPYSLRLLRDLIDLRSLGMPLDEARDMVILRRATHDLAGNRRRDWKRGDVPLSDERLQALQTRLRAINAAYERQADNLARLDRWLTKRFIGKDGKPAANDDAVRSDRLE